atttggcTCATCTTTTGTGAACTCAAATAgaatacaaacattttggaCAAAATGTAATAAATTCCTACTTAATTCACAGAATTCAATCAATATGCCACCAAGGAagaacaaagttcaaaaagagGAAGTCCAGGTTTCCCTAGGACCCCAAGTGCGCGATGGTGAGCTTGTATTCGGTGTTGCTCACATCTATGCAAGTTTCAACGACACCTTCGTCCATGTTACCGATTTGTCCGGCCGTGAAACCATTGCCCGTGTTACCGGAGGAATGAAGGTCAAGGCTGATCGTGATGAAGCTTCACCCTACGCTGCTATGTTGGCCGCTCAAGTAAGTTTTGCAAACGTTTATAAACCCAATTGGAATAATATa
This DNA window, taken from Episyrphus balteatus chromosome 2, idEpiBalt1.1, whole genome shotgun sequence, encodes the following:
- the LOC129911101 gene encoding 40S ribosomal protein S14a; translated protein: MPPRKNKVQKEEVQVSLGPQVRDGELVFGVAHIYASFNDTFVHVTDLSGRETIARVTGGMKVKADRDEASPYAAMLAAQDVAEKCKTLGITALHIKLRATGGNKTKTPGPGAQSALRALARSSMKIGRIEDVTPIPSDSTRRKGGRRGRRL